A segment of the Candidatus Poribacteria bacterium genome:
GTTTTCTCGAGGGGTTGCATCGCCCACCCTCGAGCAGGCTGATGTACTGGGGCGTGACGGACAGGCGACCCGCCAGCTCGGTCATGCTCATGCCCAACGCGGCGCGACGTTTGGCGAGGAACTCTGCGAACGTAAGCATTTCTGCCTCTCATTGGCGCGTGAACCGCAAGGAGCGCCGAAGCAAAACGCGTCTTGCTTCCAGTAAGGTCTTGATAGCACTGCAAGTCCCGTCGAGGCAACTGGAATGCTACTGCCTAAATATGGGAACGGCAAGGGGAGATGCCGCGCGAAGCGGCTACTCGACGGCTTTCAGCAGGCGCTCCGTGCGGACGGCTCCGCCTGAACGCATCGAGCCGAGAAGGGATTCCGCTAGGTAGACGGTGTTCCGCGAAGAGGCGGCGACGACCGGGGGAGCCCCGCGCTCTCGGATCGCTCGCCACAGACCGTCGTAGAACGGCTGCGGGTCGGGATTGTTGAGCATCGAAGTATCCGCGAAGGCGGATCGAGTCCCAATCACGACGAGGCGAGGCAGCGGGAACAGCGCGTTCGGCGCCGCGACCGCGAAGGTGATCTCGACGGCGGGGTTCTTCTCGAATCGGCAGACCGCCGCAAGCGTGTCGGTCGCGCCGGATCGGCTCAGGTTCGGCACAGCCGAGACCTCGATCAGGGGACTGTCGTTGAGGATCAAAGCGTAGTCGAGCAGGTCGAACCCGTCTCCGAAGAGCGCGTCGGTACCGGCGGGCACCGCCGCCGCCAGCTTGATGAGAACCGGGTCGCCGACTTCGCCGCCCTGAATCCGAGTGCGAGCGTGTACGAACAGATGGTCCCAACGGCGGAAGTGCGTCGATGTCAGCAAGAGCCCGCGCCGTCGCGCCAGCGCTAGAAGCTGGTCGCATTGGACTGCAGAACCCGCCATCGGACGTTCGACGATCGTGTGCTTGCCGGCGTTGAGGGCGCGTTGCGCCATATCGAATCGGCTGGAAACGGATGTCGTGATGAGTACGGCTTCGACCTGCGGGTTCTTCAGCAGGTCGTCGAGGCTCTCGTAGGCGGCGGCATTCGTGCGCGTGGCGGCGTTCAGCATTCGGGACGGGTCCGGGTCGTACATGGCGACGGCCTGGTAGTGGTCGGGCTGCGCAT
Coding sequences within it:
- a CDS encoding Gfo/Idh/MocA family oxidoreductase, yielding MAVEQGMARDCGASQQTWRSRRCRRMNAVRLGVVGVGDEYTGLHRPVIDAQPDHYQAVAMYDPDPSRMLNAATRTNAAAYESLDDLLKNPQVEAVLITTSVSSRFDMAQRALNAGKHTIVERPMAGSAVQCDQLLALARRRGLLLTSTHFRRWDHLFVHARTRIQGGEVGDPVLIKLAAAVPAGTDALFGDGFDLLDYALILNDSPLIEVSAVPNLSRSGATDTLAAVCRFEKNPAVEITFAVAAPNALFPLPRLVVIGTRSAFADTSMLNNPDPQPFYDGLWRAIRERGAPPVVAASSRNTVYLAESLLGSMRSGGAVRTERLLKAVE